The following are from one region of the Bradyrhizobium septentrionale genome:
- a CDS encoding acetamidase/formamidase family protein — protein MTEDWLKSSIMAKRAVAKGATGTTHSLTIEQQGGFHYVYGPYAKPTLSIDPGGVVVVETEDAFGGVLTSETDSPTAKLNFPYLNPQCGPIAVKGARKGDCLAVYIRDVETRGAQPAGTTCIIPEFGGLVGTASTALLNPPLPERVKKLHVDRNGIRWNDKITLPYEPFIGTIGVSPEIEAISSLQPDYHGGNMDLPDVAPGAIIYFPVHTEGGMLYVGDCHATQGDGELSGVALEQRATVTLQVDLIKNWSFAWPRLETRDFIMTIGSARPLEDAARIAYRELVRWMSADYGFDEIDAYMLLSQAGRMRLGNMVDPKYTMGASILKNYLKA, from the coding sequence GGGCGCGACCGGCACGACCCATAGTTTGACGATCGAGCAGCAGGGCGGCTTCCACTACGTCTATGGACCCTATGCGAAGCCGACGCTGTCGATCGATCCCGGCGGGGTGGTGGTCGTCGAGACCGAAGACGCCTTCGGCGGCGTGCTCACCAGCGAGACCGACAGCCCGACGGCGAAACTGAATTTTCCTTACCTGAACCCGCAATGCGGGCCGATCGCGGTCAAGGGTGCCAGGAAGGGCGATTGCCTTGCCGTTTATATCCGCGACGTCGAGACCCGCGGCGCACAGCCGGCAGGCACCACCTGCATCATTCCGGAGTTCGGCGGTCTGGTCGGGACCGCATCGACAGCACTGCTCAATCCGCCGCTGCCCGAGCGGGTGAAAAAGCTGCATGTCGACCGCAACGGCATACGCTGGAACGACAAGATCACGCTGCCCTACGAGCCCTTCATCGGCACCATCGGGGTGTCGCCCGAAATCGAGGCAATCTCCTCGCTGCAGCCCGACTATCACGGCGGCAACATGGATCTGCCCGACGTCGCACCTGGTGCGATCATCTATTTTCCGGTGCATACCGAAGGCGGCATGCTCTATGTCGGCGACTGCCACGCCACGCAAGGCGATGGCGAGCTCTCAGGTGTCGCGCTCGAGCAGCGCGCGACCGTCACGCTGCAGGTCGATCTGATCAAGAACTGGAGCTTTGCCTGGCCGCGGCTCGAGACGCGCGACTTCATCATGACGATCGGCAGCGCACGGCCGCTCGAAGATGCGGCGCGTATCGCCTATCGCGAGTTGGTGCGGTGGATGAGTGCGGACTACGGCTTCGACGAGATCGACGCCTACATGCTGCTCAGCCAGGCCGGCCGCATGCGGCTCGGCAACATGGTCGACCCCAAATACACGATGGGGGCGTCGATTCTGAAGAATTACCTCAAGGCGTGA